Proteins encoded together in one Hymenobacter monticola window:
- a CDS encoding LacI family DNA-binding transcriptional regulator, producing the protein MSEKVKKRTLISDIAAHLEVSIATVSLVLNGKAKQSRISDAVAERVLAYVQEVGYKPNQLAKSLRTGKTHVIGLVVEDIANPFFSTVASLIERQAFERGYRIIYCSTNNDTERSKQLISMFREQHVDGYIVVPAAGIEEQVGEILREHTPTVLFDRYLPALPTHHVVVNGAQGTYAAATHLLAQGFANIAFVTTDSEQTQMQDRLDGYVRALQEHQVPQTVKRVAVSKDREAVIADLMTFIEGHRQCDALIFSTNYLCIYGLEAITRLGLRIPDDLALVSYDDHDLFRLYTPAITVIAQPVEDIAKNVIDILLEELKQRASESPRPLQQLVLHPTLVVRQSSVRRAAGSAKKARKQEAAN; encoded by the coding sequence ATGAGCGAAAAGGTGAAAAAACGCACGCTGATTAGCGACATCGCCGCCCACCTGGAAGTGTCCATTGCCACGGTGTCGCTGGTGCTAAACGGCAAAGCCAAGCAGAGCCGCATCAGCGACGCCGTGGCCGAACGCGTGCTGGCCTACGTGCAGGAAGTGGGCTACAAGCCCAACCAGCTGGCCAAAAGCCTTCGCACGGGCAAAACCCACGTCATCGGGCTGGTGGTGGAAGACATTGCCAACCCCTTCTTCTCCACGGTGGCTTCGCTCATCGAGCGGCAGGCGTTCGAGCGCGGCTACCGCATCATCTACTGCAGCACCAACAACGACACCGAACGCAGCAAGCAGCTCATTTCCATGTTTCGGGAGCAGCACGTCGACGGCTACATTGTGGTGCCCGCCGCCGGCATTGAGGAGCAGGTGGGCGAGATACTGCGCGAGCACACGCCCACGGTACTTTTCGACCGCTACCTGCCGGCTCTGCCCACCCATCACGTGGTCGTAAACGGCGCTCAAGGCACCTACGCGGCCGCCACGCACCTGCTGGCGCAGGGCTTCGCCAACATCGCCTTCGTCACCACCGACTCGGAGCAAACCCAGATGCAGGACCGCCTCGACGGCTACGTGCGCGCCCTGCAGGAGCACCAGGTGCCCCAAACCGTGAAGCGTGTAGCCGTGAGCAAAGACCGCGAAGCCGTCATTGCCGACCTCATGACTTTCATTGAGGGCCACCGCCAATGTGATGCGCTGATATTCTCTACCAACTACCTCTGCATCTACGGCCTAGAGGCCATTACCCGCCTCGGCCTGCGCATCCCCGACGACCTGGCCCTGGTTTCCTACGACGACCACGACCTGTTCCGGCTCTACACGCCGGCTATCACAGTAATAGCGCAACCCGTGGAAGACATCGCCAAAAACGTCATCGACATCCTGCTCGAAGAGCTGAAACAGCGCGCCAGCGAATCGCCGCGCCCCCTGCAGCAGCTGGTGTTGCATCCCACGCTGGTGGTGCGCCAGTCGTCGGTGCGCCGGGCGGCCGGCTCGGCCAAGAAAGCCCGAAAGCAGGAAGCGGCCAACTAG
- a CDS encoding sugar MFS transporter: protein MASISPTFPSPAAADSGTPRYTTALSAVTTLFFLWGFITCLNDILIPYLKAIFQLSFAQANLINLCFFGAYFFMSIPAGWLVARVGYKRGMLLGFAVAALGAYLFYPAAAQRVYGLFLGALFVLASGITVLQVAANPYVAILGPARSASARLTLTQAFNSLGTTLAPLLGSALILSHLPKLTTAASAAAIDVTAVQVPYLAIGTALLLISLLLSRVHLPQIEPPTEPVADVAADSVRAWHYRHLVLGVVGIFVYVGAEVAIGSHIANYLTLPDVMGLSLADAGPRVSLYWGGAMVGRFVGAYVLNKFTPAKALAFNAVMAVVLLLISVNTTGAVAMWSLLAVGLMNSIMWPVIFPLALAGLGRHTEAGSGLLCTAVVGGALVPMLFGVVADHHGLRVALLLPVLCYAYIVWYGLRGSRRNAVV from the coding sequence ATGGCTTCCATCTCCCCCACCTTCCCCAGCCCGGCCGCTGCCGACTCGGGCACGCCGCGCTACACCACGGCCCTGAGCGCCGTTACTACCCTGTTTTTCCTGTGGGGCTTCATCACCTGCCTCAACGACATCCTCATTCCCTACCTGAAAGCCATTTTCCAGCTGAGCTTCGCCCAGGCCAACCTCATCAACCTGTGCTTTTTCGGGGCTTATTTTTTCATGAGCATCCCGGCCGGGTGGCTGGTGGCGCGCGTGGGCTACAAGCGGGGCATGCTCCTGGGGTTTGCGGTGGCCGCGCTGGGGGCGTATTTGTTTTATCCGGCGGCGGCGCAGCGGGTGTACGGGCTGTTTCTGGGGGCGCTGTTCGTGCTGGCCTCGGGCATCACGGTGCTGCAGGTGGCGGCCAACCCGTACGTGGCCATTCTGGGGCCGGCACGGTCGGCGTCGGCCCGGCTCACGCTCACGCAGGCGTTCAACTCGCTGGGCACCACGCTGGCGCCGCTGCTGGGCAGCGCCCTTATCCTGAGCCATTTGCCCAAGCTGACAACAGCCGCCAGCGCGGCCGCCATCGACGTGACGGCCGTGCAGGTTCCCTACCTCGCCATCGGCACTGCGCTGCTGCTCATCAGCCTGCTGCTGAGCCGCGTGCACCTGCCCCAGATTGAGCCGCCCACCGAGCCGGTGGCCGATGTGGCCGCCGATTCGGTGCGGGCCTGGCACTACCGGCACCTGGTGCTGGGCGTGGTGGGCATTTTTGTGTACGTGGGCGCCGAGGTGGCCATTGGCTCGCACATCGCCAACTACCTGACCCTGCCCGACGTGATGGGCCTCAGCCTGGCCGACGCGGGCCCGCGCGTGTCGCTGTACTGGGGCGGGGCCATGGTGGGGCGCTTTGTGGGCGCCTACGTGCTCAATAAGTTCACGCCGGCCAAAGCACTTGCCTTCAATGCGGTAATGGCGGTGGTGCTGCTACTTATTTCGGTGAATACCACCGGGGCGGTGGCCATGTGGAGCCTGCTGGCCGTGGGTTTGATGAACTCCATTATGTGGCCGGTGATATTCCCGCTGGCCCTGGCCGGCCTGGGGCGCCACACCGAGGCCGGCTCGGGGCTGTTGTGCACGGCCGTGGTGGGTGGGGCGCTGGTTCCCATGCTGTTCGGCGTGGTGGCCGACCACCACGGCCTGCGCGTGGCCCTGCTGCTGCCGGTGCTGTGCTACGCCTACATCGTGTGGTATGGGCTGCGCGGCAGCCGCCGCAATGCCGTGGTATAA
- a CDS encoding LacI family DNA-binding transcriptional regulator — protein sequence MPAKKQQTSIRDLAQQLNLSISTVSRALADHKDISESTKQRVRELAQQLSYRPNQLAAALRKGHSKTLGVVVPHIKGYFFPAVLNGIEKVATREGFNVLMCQSNEDVRREQRNIETFLDAQVEGILISVSATTHGEVQHFEQVRRQGIPLVFFDRVPELPQSMAVILDDFQGAYRAVAHLIAQGCTRIAHLAGPQHLNTSRNRYLGYREALRAHGLDYQEEWTYSLPALTHEAGRLGMQHLLALDAGLDAVFAAYAIPTVGAMEVLRDQGRRVPQDLAVACFSNDPFTAMTQPQITVIDQRPEQMGETAVRLFLQLLKRGPAYTPPHLMLKPELVIRTSSLHRSQESLVR from the coding sequence ATGCCTGCAAAAAAACAACAGACGTCCATCCGCGACCTCGCCCAGCAGCTTAACCTTTCCATCTCAACAGTTTCGCGGGCGCTGGCCGACCACAAAGACATCAGCGAAAGCACCAAGCAGCGGGTGCGCGAGCTGGCCCAGCAGCTCAGCTACCGCCCCAATCAGCTGGCCGCCGCCCTGCGCAAAGGCCACAGCAAAACGCTGGGCGTGGTGGTGCCCCACATCAAAGGCTACTTTTTTCCGGCTGTCCTGAACGGCATCGAGAAAGTGGCCACCCGCGAAGGCTTCAACGTGCTCATGTGCCAGAGCAACGAAGACGTGCGGCGCGAGCAGCGCAACATCGAAACCTTCCTCGATGCGCAGGTGGAAGGCATCCTCATCTCGGTATCGGCTACCACGCACGGCGAGGTCCAGCACTTCGAGCAGGTGCGGCGCCAGGGCATTCCATTGGTTTTTTTCGACCGCGTGCCCGAGCTGCCCCAGAGCATGGCCGTCATTCTCGACGATTTTCAGGGCGCCTACCGGGCCGTGGCCCACCTCATTGCGCAGGGCTGCACGCGCATTGCCCACCTGGCCGGCCCCCAGCACCTCAACACCAGCCGCAACCGCTACCTGGGCTACCGCGAAGCCCTGCGCGCCCACGGCCTCGACTACCAGGAAGAATGGACCTACTCGCTGCCCGCTCTCACCCACGAGGCCGGCCGCCTGGGCATGCAGCACCTGCTGGCTCTTGATGCTGGCCTCGACGCCGTGTTTGCCGCCTACGCCATTCCCACGGTGGGCGCCATGGAGGTGCTGCGCGACCAGGGCCGCCGCGTGCCGCAGGACCTGGCCGTGGCCTGTTTCAGCAACGACCCTTTCACGGCCATGACGCAGCCGCAAATCACCGTCATCGACCAGCGCCCTGAGCAAATGGGTGAAACCGCCGTGCGCCTGTTTCTGCAGCTGCTCAAGCGCGGCCCGGCCTACACCCCACCCCACCTCATGCTCAAGCCCGAGCTGGTGATTCGCACCTCCTCGCTGCACCGCTCGCAGGAAAGTCTGGTGCGGTAA
- a CDS encoding GNAT family N-acetyltransferase: MLRLVRTTSETPDFRALVQLLDQDLARRDGAEHAFYAQFNKIDKINHVVVAYEGDDPVGCGAIKEFDANQMEVKRMFVQPAHRGAGVAPAVLAELERWAGELGYAACVLETGKKQPEAIRLYEKSGYAFTPNYGQYIGVENSVCLRKELV, translated from the coding sequence ATGCTGCGCCTCGTTCGCACCACCTCCGAAACCCCTGATTTCCGCGCCCTCGTGCAACTGCTCGACCAGGACCTGGCCCGCCGCGACGGAGCCGAGCACGCTTTCTATGCCCAATTCAACAAAATTGACAAAATCAACCACGTGGTGGTGGCCTACGAGGGCGACGACCCCGTGGGCTGCGGTGCCATCAAAGAATTTGATGCCAATCAGATGGAAGTGAAGCGCATGTTTGTGCAGCCGGCGCACCGTGGCGCCGGCGTGGCGCCCGCCGTGCTGGCCGAGCTGGAACGCTGGGCCGGGGAGCTGGGCTACGCCGCCTGCGTGCTTGAAACCGGCAAAAAGCAGCCCGAAGCCATTCGGCTCTATGAGAAGAGCGGCTATGCATTCACGCCCAACTACGGCCAATACATCGGCGTGGAGAATAGTGTGTGCTTGCGCAAGGAGTTGGTATAG
- a CDS encoding response regulator, translating into MQKLSCALLVDDDQTTNYLNKLLISRLEITDKLLVALNGQEALELVKTHCHEATPDCPALILLDVKMPVMDGFQFLEAYNELPLPEKDAIIIVMLTTSLHPQDVDRVQRLNIGGFLNKPLTREKLNDVLKNHFNRQLPE; encoded by the coding sequence ATGCAAAAGCTCTCGTGCGCGCTGCTCGTCGACGACGACCAAACGACCAACTACCTCAACAAGCTGCTCATCAGCCGGCTGGAAATCACCGACAAGCTGCTGGTGGCTTTGAATGGCCAGGAAGCGCTGGAACTGGTGAAAACCCATTGCCACGAGGCCACGCCCGACTGCCCGGCCCTGATTCTGCTCGACGTGAAAATGCCGGTGATGGACGGCTTCCAGTTCCTCGAAGCCTACAACGAATTGCCGCTGCCCGAAAAAGACGCCATTATCATCGTCATGCTCACCACCTCGCTGCACCCGCAGGACGTGGACCGCGTGCAGCGCCTTAACATCGGCGGCTTCCTGAACAAGCCGCTGACCAGGGAAAAGCTGAACGACGTGCTGAAAAACCACTTCAACCGCCAGTTACCAGAGTAA
- a CDS encoding sensor histidine kinase codes for MSSTPLTAAELARANEELRYQLEEAQDLIHAIRTGAVDALAVQGVEGPRIFTLQGADQGYRTLIEQMNEGALLLSDDATVLYCNASLAGLLECALSEVMGSAFETFVPLAFQEYWAGLLLKGWAEGKSKGELPLQTRNGALVPFSVSMNVLSFNETPTLAVIVTDLSAQREITAIRAQVEEQNELLDRTNAELKREEAARLAGERAAAEASRMLEGISQIAWTVSPTGANTYRNRRWYDYIGQAPGEGPSIGRAWRERLHPDDAPATLARWDESLRTGAPFEVECRIRNGAGDYRWMLGRAQPSRNEQGEIMQWIGTYTDIHEHKLALERIDQGQRELRDYNAQLTRVNVDLDNFIYTASHDLKAPISNIEGLLDALLTELPPDIIEREPVQPILHLMQESVNRFKRTIGQLTDVSKLQKEHGLPTEPVDLAAVVRDVRLDLEPLLQSTGAELEVDVQAAPSVMFSEKNLRSVVFNLLSNALKYRAPDRVPQVRLRARPEGGAVVLEVQDNGLGLDATSEQKLFGMFQRFHDHVEGSGIGLYMVKKMVENAGGRITVQSELGRGTTFWVYFSR; via the coding sequence ATGAGTAGTACTCCGCTCACGGCCGCCGAGCTGGCCCGGGCCAACGAGGAGCTGCGCTACCAGCTGGAAGAAGCCCAGGACCTCATTCACGCCATCCGGACCGGGGCCGTGGACGCGCTAGCCGTGCAGGGTGTCGAGGGGCCGCGCATTTTTACGCTGCAGGGCGCCGACCAGGGCTACCGCACCCTCATCGAACAGATGAACGAGGGCGCCCTGCTGCTCAGCGACGACGCCACCGTGCTCTACTGCAACGCCAGCCTGGCCGGCCTGCTGGAGTGCGCCCTGAGCGAGGTGATGGGCAGCGCCTTCGAAACCTTTGTGCCCTTGGCGTTTCAGGAGTACTGGGCCGGGCTGCTGCTCAAGGGCTGGGCCGAAGGCAAGAGCAAGGGCGAACTGCCGCTGCAAACCCGCAACGGCGCGCTGGTGCCGTTTTCGGTGAGCATGAACGTGTTGAGCTTCAACGAGACACCCACGCTGGCCGTGATTGTGACCGACCTCTCGGCCCAGCGCGAAATCACGGCCATTCGGGCGCAGGTGGAGGAGCAAAACGAGCTGCTCGACCGCACCAACGCCGAGCTAAAGCGCGAGGAAGCCGCCCGCCTGGCCGGCGAGCGCGCCGCCGCCGAAGCCAGCCGCATGCTGGAAGGCATTTCGCAGATTGCCTGGACGGTGAGCCCCACCGGCGCCAACACCTACCGCAACCGCCGCTGGTACGACTACATCGGCCAGGCGCCCGGCGAGGGGCCCAGCATCGGGAGGGCCTGGCGCGAGCGCCTGCACCCCGACGACGCCCCCGCCACCCTGGCCCGCTGGGACGAAAGCCTGCGCACCGGCGCGCCCTTCGAGGTGGAGTGCCGCATCCGCAACGGCGCCGGCGACTACCGCTGGATGCTGGGCCGGGCCCAGCCCTCTCGCAACGAGCAGGGCGAGATTATGCAGTGGATTGGCACCTACACCGACATTCACGAACACAAGCTGGCCCTGGAGCGCATCGACCAGGGCCAGCGCGAGCTGCGCGACTACAATGCCCAGCTCACCCGCGTGAACGTGGATTTGGACAACTTCATCTACACCGCCAGCCACGACCTCAAGGCGCCCATCAGCAACATCGAGGGCCTGCTTGATGCGCTGCTGACGGAGCTGCCGCCCGATATCATCGAGCGCGAGCCCGTGCAGCCCATTCTGCACCTCATGCAGGAATCGGTGAACCGCTTCAAGCGCACCATCGGGCAGCTCACCGACGTGAGCAAGCTGCAAAAAGAACACGGCCTGCCCACCGAGCCCGTGGACCTGGCCGCCGTGGTGCGCGACGTGCGCCTCGACCTGGAGCCCCTGTTGCAAAGCACTGGTGCGGAACTGGAAGTGGACGTGCAGGCCGCCCCTTCGGTGATGTTTTCGGAAAAAAACCTGCGCTCGGTGGTGTTCAACCTGCTCTCGAACGCCCTCAAGTACCGCGCCCCCGACCGGGTGCCGCAAGTGCGCCTGCGCGCCCGCCCCGAGGGCGGGGCCGTGGTGCTCGAAGTGCAGGACAACGGCCTGGGCCTCGACGCCACGAGCGAGCAGAAGCTGTTCGGCATGTTCCAGCGCTTCCACGACCACGTGGAGGGCTCGGGTATTGGGCTTTATATGGTGAAGAAGATGGTGGAAAACGCCGGGGGGCGCATCACGGTGCAAAGCGAGTTGGGGCGCGGCACTACTTTTTGGGTGTACTTTAGCCGGTAG
- a CDS encoding circadian clock KaiB family protein, producing MEPEPFPEFPDASAAPAGPEYVLHLYITGATLNSTRAVRNIKDICEQYLKGRYELLIVDIFQQPALAQQEDLIGVPTLIKLKPGLVRRLVGDLSDRERVLKALGLTPPPDDAPHHE from the coding sequence ATGGAACCTGAACCATTTCCGGAATTTCCGGACGCTTCCGCCGCGCCGGCCGGCCCCGAATACGTGCTGCACCTCTACATCACGGGGGCCACACTGAACTCGACGCGCGCCGTGCGCAACATCAAGGACATCTGCGAGCAGTACCTGAAAGGGCGCTACGAGCTGCTGATTGTGGATATTTTTCAGCAGCCCGCGCTGGCCCAGCAGGAAGACCTCATCGGCGTGCCCACCCTCATCAAGCTGAAACCCGGCCTGGTGCGCCGGCTGGTGGGCGACCTCTCCGACCGCGAACGGGTGCTCAAGGCCTTGGGCCTGACGCCCCCTCCCGACGACGCGCCCCACCATGAGTAG
- a CDS encoding circadian clock KaiB family protein produces the protein MAEDFNDPLDEETWELRLYVAGQTPKSVTAVANLRRYCEQHLKGRYKLEVIDLLVNPQLAEGDQILAIPTLVRKVPEPIRKIIGDLSNEEKVLVGLDVRPMLSK, from the coding sequence ATGGCTGAAGATTTTAACGACCCCCTCGACGAAGAAACCTGGGAATTGCGCCTGTACGTGGCCGGCCAAACGCCCAAGTCGGTGACGGCCGTGGCCAACCTGCGCCGCTACTGCGAGCAGCACCTCAAGGGCCGCTACAAGCTGGAGGTCATTGACTTGCTGGTGAATCCGCAGCTGGCCGAGGGCGACCAGATTCTGGCCATCCCCACGCTGGTGCGCAAGGTGCCCGAGCCCATTCGCAAAATCATCGGCGACCTCTCGAACGAAGAAAAGGTGTTGGTGGGCCTCGACGTGCGCCCCATGCTGAGCAAGTAA
- the kaiC gene encoding circadian clock protein KaiC has product MQENTFSKPTALPQLPKSPTGIEGLDEITEGGLPKGRPTLICGSAGCGKTLMGIEFLVRGIQEFDEPGVLMAFEETGEELAANVTSLGFDLKDLQERKLLRVDHVHVDRSEIEETGEYDLEGLFIRLGYAIDSIGAKRVVLDTIESLFSGFPNQAVLRSEIRRLFRWLKDRGVTTVITAERGDGSLTRQGLEEYVSDCVILLDNRVIDQITTRRLRIVKYRGSTHGTNEYPYLITEDGISVLPVTSLRLEHEVSNNIVSSGIPALDDMFGLRGFYQGSSVLITGTAGTAKTTLAAAFAGKICQKGQRCLFFAFEESPQQLTRNMASVGIDLHHHVAEGRLRIEASRPTLNGLEQHLVTLHRLVKEFKPDAVVIDPITNLITVGNISEVRSMLTRLIDFLKVNGITALFTALVSGRGLQQEMTDEGVSSLVDTWISVRDLEGVGERNRGLSILKSRGMAHSNQVREFIVTERGIELLDVVLGPTGIVTGASRLTQQLEEHAQTLAAQQEAERRDRELERRRRMLEANIANLRTEFESVEEELRQISTHEQTRNEALSSGKQRIASANPPAPKAPNPGETGK; this is encoded by the coding sequence ATGCAGGAAAATACCTTCTCCAAGCCTACCGCGCTGCCCCAGCTCCCCAAGTCGCCCACCGGCATTGAGGGCCTCGACGAAATAACCGAAGGGGGCTTGCCGAAGGGCCGGCCCACGCTCATTTGCGGCAGCGCGGGCTGTGGTAAAACGCTGATGGGCATTGAATTCCTGGTGCGCGGCATTCAGGAATTCGACGAGCCAGGCGTGCTCATGGCCTTCGAGGAAACCGGCGAAGAGCTGGCTGCCAACGTGACTTCCCTGGGCTTCGACCTGAAGGACCTGCAGGAACGCAAGCTGCTGCGCGTCGACCACGTGCACGTCGACCGCTCCGAGATTGAAGAAACCGGCGAGTACGACCTGGAGGGCCTGTTCATCCGGCTGGGCTACGCCATCGACTCCATCGGGGCCAAGCGCGTGGTGCTCGACACCATCGAGTCGCTGTTTTCGGGCTTTCCCAACCAAGCCGTGCTGCGCTCCGAAATCCGCCGCCTGTTCCGCTGGCTCAAGGACCGGGGCGTGACCACCGTCATCACCGCCGAGCGCGGCGACGGCTCGCTCACCCGCCAGGGGCTTGAAGAGTACGTATCGGACTGCGTGATTCTGCTCGACAACCGCGTCATAGACCAGATTACCACCCGGCGGCTGCGCATTGTGAAGTACCGCGGCAGCACCCACGGCACCAACGAATACCCTTATCTGATAACCGAGGACGGTATTTCGGTGCTGCCCGTCACCTCCCTGCGCCTCGAGCACGAGGTGTCGAACAACATCGTGTCGTCGGGCATTCCGGCTTTGGACGACATGTTCGGACTGCGCGGCTTTTACCAGGGCAGCAGCGTGCTCATCACCGGCACCGCCGGCACGGCCAAAACCACGCTGGCCGCCGCCTTTGCCGGCAAAATCTGCCAGAAAGGCCAGCGCTGCCTGTTTTTCGCGTTCGAAGAATCGCCGCAGCAGCTCACCCGCAACATGGCGTCGGTGGGCATCGACCTGCACCACCATGTGGCCGAAGGGCGCCTGCGCATCGAGGCCTCGCGCCCCACGCTTAACGGCCTGGAACAGCACCTCGTGACCCTGCACCGCCTGGTGAAGGAGTTCAAGCCCGACGCCGTGGTCATCGACCCCATCACCAACCTCATCACCGTCGGCAACATTTCGGAGGTGCGAAGCATGCTCACGCGCCTCATCGATTTTCTGAAGGTGAATGGCATCACGGCCCTGTTTACGGCCCTGGTGAGCGGGCGCGGCCTGCAGCAGGAAATGACCGACGAAGGCGTGTCGTCGCTGGTCGATACCTGGATTTCGGTGCGCGACCTCGAAGGCGTGGGCGAGCGCAACCGCGGCCTGAGCATCCTCAAATCGCGCGGCATGGCCCATTCCAACCAAGTGCGCGAGTTCATCGTGACCGAACGCGGCATTGAGCTGCTCGACGTGGTGCTCGGCCCGACGGGCATCGTGACCGGCGCCAGCCGCCTCACCCAGCAGCTGGAAGAGCACGCCCAGACCCTGGCCGCCCAGCAGGAAGCCGAGCGCCGCGACCGGGAACTGGAGCGCCGCCGCCGCATGCTCGAAGCCAACATTGCCAACCTGCGCACCGAGTTTGAGAGCGTGGAGGAAGAGCTGCGCCAAATCAGCACCCACGAGCAAACCCGCAACGAAGCCCTCAGCAGCGGCAAGCAGCGCATTGCCTCCGCCAACCCGCCCGCGCCGAAAGCGCCGAATCCCGGCGAAACCGGCAAGTAA
- a CDS encoding DUF1153 domain-containing protein, with translation MSELEPNYFDTDGRPEPEGNADAERKLKVWAVLNAVDQGLMNAEEARTAYGISAEEMDEHRAGWMDFEAGSR, from the coding sequence ATGAGCGAGCTTGAGCCCAACTACTTCGACACCGACGGCCGCCCCGAGCCGGAGGGCAACGCCGACGCCGAGCGCAAGCTTAAGGTGTGGGCCGTGCTCAACGCCGTGGACCAGGGCCTGATGAATGCCGAAGAAGCCCGCACGGCCTACGGCATCAGCGCCGAGGAGATGGACGAGCACCGCGCCGGCTGGATGGATTTCGAGGCGGGCAGCCGGTAG
- a CDS encoding T9SS type A sorting domain-containing protein encodes MSGSNRTSFFGFDVVSSGCAVSPEVTPNGPGPQHHDRETGGQFTLGQNYPNPFVSETTVPFTLHANADVRLDLFDMMGRKMAGVVRKGRSAGAQSIKLNLDGMGLAAGDYSYQLEVTTRHGVYRQRKLMTAE; translated from the coding sequence ATGTCCGGCTCCAACCGCACTTCTTTTTTTGGCTTTGATGTGGTAAGCAGCGGCTGCGCTGTCTCGCCCGAGGTGACACCCAATGGCCCCGGCCCGCAGCACCACGACCGCGAAACCGGTGGGCAGTTCACCCTCGGCCAGAACTACCCCAATCCTTTTGTGAGCGAAACCACCGTGCCGTTCACACTGCACGCCAACGCCGACGTGCGCCTCGACCTTTTCGACATGATGGGCCGCAAAATGGCCGGCGTGGTGCGCAAGGGCCGCAGCGCCGGCGCCCAAAGCATCAAGCTCAACCTCGACGGCATGGGCCTCGCGGCTGGCGACTACAGCTACCAGCTCGAAGTCACCACCCGCCACGGCGTGTACCGCCAGCGCAAACTCATGACGGCGGAATAG
- the fbaA gene encoding class II fructose-bisphosphate aldolase, with protein MADQTLTGLRAGVLHGDEVQALFAHAKANAYALPAVNVTGTNTVNGVLETAKAVNSPVMIQFSNGGAQFYAGKSLPNDKQQASIAGAISGAYHVHQMAALYDVPVVLHTDHAAKKLLPWIDGLLDAGEKYYQQHGQPLYSSHMLDLSEEPIEENIEVCKRYLERMAKIGMTLEIELGVTGGEEDGVDNSDVDSSKLYTQPEEVAYAYEQLSAISPRFTIAAAFGNVHGVYKPGNVKLQPKILHNSQEFLRQKHNIEEAMPISFVFHGGSGSSREEIREAISYGAIKMNLDTDLQWAFWQGIKDNYVKNEGFLQGQIGNPSGADSPNKKYYDPRVWLRKGEETFVARLKEAFEDLNCVNRRY; from the coding sequence ATGGCTGACCAAACCCTTACCGGCCTGCGGGCCGGCGTGCTGCACGGCGACGAAGTGCAGGCGCTTTTCGCCCACGCCAAGGCCAACGCCTACGCCCTGCCCGCCGTGAACGTGACCGGCACCAACACCGTGAACGGCGTGCTCGAAACCGCCAAGGCGGTGAACTCGCCCGTGATGATTCAATTCTCGAACGGCGGCGCCCAGTTCTACGCCGGCAAGTCCTTGCCCAACGACAAGCAGCAGGCCAGCATCGCCGGCGCCATTTCGGGGGCCTACCACGTGCACCAGATGGCTGCCCTCTACGACGTGCCCGTGGTGCTGCACACCGACCACGCCGCCAAAAAGCTCCTGCCCTGGATTGACGGCCTGCTCGACGCCGGCGAGAAATACTACCAGCAGCACGGCCAGCCGCTCTACAGCTCGCACATGCTCGACCTGTCAGAAGAGCCGATTGAGGAGAACATCGAAGTCTGCAAGCGCTACCTCGAGCGCATGGCCAAAATTGGCATGACGCTGGAAATTGAGCTCGGCGTGACCGGCGGCGAGGAAGACGGCGTCGACAACTCCGACGTGGACAGCTCCAAGCTCTACACCCAGCCCGAAGAAGTGGCCTACGCCTACGAGCAGCTGAGCGCCATCAGCCCGCGCTTCACCATTGCGGCGGCTTTCGGCAACGTGCACGGCGTGTACAAGCCCGGCAACGTGAAGCTGCAACCCAAGATTCTGCACAACTCGCAGGAGTTCCTGCGCCAGAAGCACAACATTGAGGAGGCCATGCCCATCAGCTTCGTGTTCCACGGCGGCTCGGGCTCCAGCCGCGAGGAAATCCGCGAGGCCATCAGCTACGGCGCCATCAAGATGAACCTCGACACCGACCTGCAGTGGGCCTTCTGGCAGGGCATCAAGGACAACTACGTGAAGAACGAAGGCTTCCTGCAGGGCCAAATTGGCAACCCCAGCGGCGCCGACTCGCCCAACAAGAAGTACTACGACCCGCGCGTGTGGCTGCGCAAAGGCGAAGAAACCTTCGTGGCGCGCCTGAAAGAAGCCTTCGAGGACCTGAACTGCGTGAACCGCCGCTACTAA